A region of Streptomyces sp. NBC_01788 DNA encodes the following proteins:
- a CDS encoding sucrase ferredoxin, whose amino-acid sequence MSTCSTASRHLDEPMAATAATATTWLLLEQPGPWGAKALTSSHLDPALGRALDRAARGTGVRIALIRRPGRHADRRTQSVRHVYAAHTVPGNVWLRSAVTADPERLLALDFAALGMGDHDTFDAALQGGPHTGDPLALVCTNGKRDQCCALLGRPLAAELAASGVQDVWEVTHLGGHRFSPTLLVLPFGYAYGRAEAHAVKEILHRVGEGRMVLEGCRGRTAWERPGQAAELAVRETAREYRADALSVVRTDGSAPRWEVTVAHADGRRWHVTVTQGAALPPRPESCGTSVLGGPTRMDVTAVRELATAPLTA is encoded by the coding sequence GTGAGTACGTGCTCGACCGCCTCCCGGCACCTAGACGAGCCGATGGCCGCCACCGCGGCCACGGCGACGACATGGCTGCTGCTGGAACAGCCCGGCCCCTGGGGTGCCAAGGCACTCACTTCGAGCCACCTGGACCCCGCCCTCGGACGTGCGCTGGATCGCGCGGCGCGGGGCACCGGCGTCCGGATCGCGCTCATCCGCCGTCCGGGGCGGCACGCCGACCGCCGCACCCAGTCCGTACGGCATGTGTACGCGGCCCATACGGTCCCGGGGAACGTATGGCTGCGCAGCGCCGTGACCGCCGACCCGGAACGCCTGCTGGCCCTCGACTTCGCCGCGCTGGGCATGGGCGACCACGACACCTTCGACGCCGCCCTCCAGGGCGGGCCGCACACAGGTGATCCGCTCGCGCTGGTGTGCACCAACGGTAAGCGTGACCAGTGCTGCGCCCTGCTCGGCCGTCCCCTCGCGGCCGAACTCGCCGCCTCCGGGGTCCAGGACGTCTGGGAGGTCACGCACCTGGGCGGCCACCGTTTCTCGCCGACCCTGCTCGTGCTGCCGTTCGGATACGCCTACGGCCGGGCCGAGGCCCACGCCGTCAAGGAGATCCTGCACCGTGTGGGCGAGGGCCGGATGGTCCTCGAGGGCTGCCGGGGCCGCACGGCCTGGGAACGGCCCGGGCAGGCCGCGGAACTGGCGGTGCGGGAGACGGCGCGCGAGTACCGCGCGGACGCGCTGAGCGTCGTACGCACCGACGGATCGGCGCCGCGCTGGGAGGTCACCGTCGCCCACGCCGACGGACGCCGGTGGCACGTGACCGTGACCCAGGGGGCCGCCCTGCCGCCGCGCCCGGAGAGCTGCGGCACCTCGGTGCTGGGCGGGCCCACGCGCATGGACGTGACCGCCGTCCGCGAACTGGCGACCGCACCACTGACGGCCTGA
- a CDS encoding CobW family GTP-binding protein, with the protein MSQPSRYPSPSRSAAQIPVVVLAGFLGSGKTTLLNHLLHRSGGSRIGAIVNDFGAIEIDAMAVAGALGDSTVSLGNGCLCCAVDASELDVYLDRLTSPAAGIDVVVIEASGLAEPQELVRMVLASENPRVVYGGLVEVVDAAEFGDTRARHPEIDRHLALADLVVVNKTDRAADGEKVLALVRSLVDGAAVVPASYGRVDPEFLFDCRPSEERIGQLSFDDLHASGADEDDDHHAAHLHAGYDSLSFVSDVPLDPRRLMRFLDSRPDGLYRIKGYVGFGRHDVRNRYAVHAVGRFLRFYPEPWPDGDDPCPTQLVLIGSGIDAGALGKELEVCKQDTPHADEHGMWGVLRYVRDPGGHDPEAPGQTDPDLSYSDPAPDPGDPPA; encoded by the coding sequence GTGAGTCAGCCGAGCCGCTACCCGAGTCCGAGCCGCAGCGCGGCGCAGATCCCGGTCGTGGTGCTCGCCGGTTTTCTGGGCTCGGGCAAGACCACGCTCCTCAACCACCTGCTGCACCGCAGCGGCGGCAGCCGCATCGGCGCGATCGTCAACGACTTCGGCGCGATCGAGATCGACGCCATGGCGGTCGCGGGAGCCCTCGGGGACTCCACCGTCTCCCTGGGCAACGGGTGCCTGTGCTGTGCGGTGGACGCCAGTGAACTCGACGTCTACCTCGACCGGTTGACGAGCCCGGCCGCCGGTATCGACGTCGTCGTCATCGAGGCCAGCGGGCTCGCCGAACCCCAGGAACTCGTCCGCATGGTGCTGGCCTCCGAGAACCCCCGGGTCGTCTACGGCGGGCTCGTCGAGGTCGTGGACGCCGCCGAGTTCGGCGACACCCGTGCGCGGCATCCCGAGATCGACCGGCATCTCGCGCTCGCCGACCTCGTCGTCGTCAACAAGACCGACCGGGCGGCCGATGGCGAGAAGGTGCTCGCACTCGTACGGTCCCTGGTCGACGGGGCCGCCGTGGTTCCGGCCTCATACGGCAGGGTGGACCCGGAGTTCCTCTTCGACTGCCGGCCGAGCGAGGAGCGGATCGGGCAGCTCTCCTTCGACGACCTGCACGCGTCCGGCGCGGACGAGGACGACGACCACCACGCCGCGCATCTGCACGCCGGCTACGACAGTCTCTCCTTCGTCTCCGACGTGCCGCTCGATCCTCGCCGGCTGATGCGGTTCCTGGACAGCCGCCCCGACGGGCTCTACCGGATCAAGGGGTACGTCGGCTTCGGCCGCCACGACGTGCGCAACCGCTACGCCGTGCACGCCGTCGGGCGTTTCCTGCGCTTTTACCCCGAGCCCTGGCCGGACGGCGACGACCCCTGTCCCACCCAGCTCGTGCTCATCGGCTCCGGCATCGACGCGGGCGCCCTCGGCAAGGAGCTGGAGGTGTGCAAGCAGGACACCCCGCACGCCGACGAGCACGGCATGTGGGGCGTCCTGCGCTACGTACGGGACCCCGGGGGACACGACCCCGAGGCCCCGGGTCAAACGGACCCGGACCTGTCCTATTCGGACCCGGCCCCGGACCCGGGGGACCCCCCGGCCTAG